The following DNA comes from Pseudomonadota bacterium.
TCGTTGGAGGAAACCTCTCGATAGTGGCGTCACTAATCGGAACCCCCTTTATGCCCTCTCTTAAGGGCAAGATCTTTTTCTTTGAGGATATCGGCGTTACACCGTTTCGTCTCGATCGGCTTTTGACACAGATGATCTCAATTGGTGCCTTCGATGGTGTCGCTGGCTTTGCCCTGGGTCAATGTATTAACTGCGCCTACAGTCCTCATGATCAGGAGCGCAAGCAGAGCGCCACCGATGTATTCATCGAACGGCTTGTGCCGCTCGGCAAGCCGATAGTGATGGGACTACCGTTCGGGCATGGCCGCTATAATGCAACGATAGCGCTTGGTGTTAAAGCAACCCTGGACGGTGGTCGCGCCGATCTTATTATTGAGGAAGCTGCGGTGCGGCAGCGCTAAGATTAAGATGTGGACAGCTCCACTAATTATAGACTCTATGCCCATATTGGAACTTCATCAGCTCCTCTTTACCGGTCTTAGGATCCTTTACCCTAACCGATATTAATTCCTGGCGCGGTGCGAGCTTCTGACCATCCGTACCATCGCTATAGAGCATCGTCTCGTTGATAATTCCGCTCGTTACAACCCCACCGGTATCATCAATTCCACGCAGGACTAATGAAAGCTCTCCATTCAACGCTGCAAGCCTGACCTTCATAGCATCCTGCAGGGTTAACATTAGGGTAACGGTAGGTGGAATAGCCTCTTCAGGCTGTTGGGCTCGTGCCCCTGGTTTACCCTTTGCATTTACCGGTCCAACCTCAGTTCGTCTATTAGCAGAAAGTACCTTTACATTGTGTGCAATAGTAGTGGCTATATTTCTACCGGTAAAATCAGTTACCCAAACCACATCGACGCGCGCACCGCCCTGGGCCCAGCCCTCAACGCTACTGGTTGCATTTACCGCGATTGCTATCGCACGATACCCAGAGGGAATAGTGGCGGTCAGGGCATTAACCGGTTGTAGATTAGTAATGAACTCTCTATTAACTAAATTATTGGCAACCAGAACACCCTTGGCATACATGCCCTTTAAATCTTCAAATGAGCGCACCGTCTCTGGGCCTACAACCACCTCCGGTTTTCTAACTTTACGAAACATCTGTGGTTGAAATCCTGTGCCCGGGGTGATGTTATTGATAGGGATAATAACTTCAATTAATCCATCATCAATAGGTGCTGCAGGTTGCATCGCTATGTTGGCGGCATCTCCCTGCCCACTTGAGAGGTGCAGATAGGCAGCTATGCCAAGAATACCGATAAAGAACACGCCGATGAGAATAAAGAACTTCTGCACAATTGCATCAGATCTCCGTCGTCGTCCCCGCACAAAGTTGTTTTTCTGAAACATAGCTTTCCCCGTTATCGAGCATCCATAAGAGCGCTCAACTTTTCTGAACTTTATCAGACCAAGCTGTTGCCACCTCTCTACTGTCTATAGCATCGGCAGATATAAGAATTTCCTGGCGCGTTTTTATCTGTATATCTAAAACAGGTCGGAATCGCTATCTAAGAGCATGATTTCAATATGTTTCTATTAGGCGTCCGCCCTTATGCCGTTGGGAGCAAGAGCTCCAGTTGCCCAAGCAGAAAGGTAAGTGCTACCTCAACGCGCAAGACCCGCTCTCCGAGCCCTGTTAGCCTGAACCCCTGCGCCTCAAGCAGCTCGATCTCTCTACTGCTCCAGCCCCGTTCCGGACCTATCGCAACCACGGCAGCGGTGTTGCTGCTATGGTGTTGCTCTAAATTCAGCTCCTTTCCATTTGGATGTGCGACGATGCGAAGTGATGCTTCAGAAGGTGCGATTGCGCTTAACCTATTTTTCAAAAAGTACTCAAACGACCTATGAACGCATATTTCAGGCACCCTACTATCCCAAACCTGTTCAAGCGCCTTGATGGTCTCCTCCTCAATACCCTCTGGCTCAAGCGCCGTTGATTGCAGATAGCTCTTCTCCCCCTGCTCACTACTAACAAAGTGCAGCGAACGAACGCCTAGCATTACCGCCGCCTGAATAACCTTCTTTACCGTTTGCGGCCTAGAGACCCCTACGATGAGATCGACCGAACGGTGCCGAATAGCAGCCTTAGAGAGCTCAATGGTAAGCACAACCCGCTCTGCGGAGCTCTCTGTAACGAGCCCCGTGCCACGCAATCCACCCATTACAGCGACCCTAAGCGTCTGCCCTACCCGAATACCATGTGTACCAAAGGCATAAGACGCCCTATTATTTTGCAGAACTGCGCAGGTCGTATCTACACACTCGAATGGTAGGATGATAAGAGAGTTCATAGGTAACTGAACTCTAGATAGTTTAGGGACAGGAGTAAACCGCTAGGGAGTCCACGATGACATACGATATAAACCAGACCGTTCAGACCCTCTTTGAGCTACGAAAGAGCTGCTCTGGGACAGTACCACCAAGTGGCTGTGTAGCCCCATTTATAGAAGCCACATTGGGGGCTCTCTTCCCGCAACTATCCAAGGTGCCAGCACTCTCCCCTGAAACCCTGAGACCACTAGTGCAAGAGAGTACGCGCCTACTCGCAGAGCTTACAGAGCCGGTACTCAGGCCGGAATCAACTGGAACACTCGTAGATAACTTTATTACAGCGCTGCCAACGCTGCATACGATCATCAAGGAGGACGCGCAGGCTATCTATGCAGGCGATCCAGCGGCACAAAGTATCGACGAGGTCATTATCGCCTATCCAGGCTTCCTCGCTATCGCCGTATATCGCATCGCCAATTGGCTACTTAAACAGGGGGTCCGCACCGTACCTAGAATGTTAAGCGAGCACGCTCATAGATTAGCTGGTGTGGATATTCATCCAGGAGCAACGATCGGACGTTCCTTCGTTATCGATCATGGGACTGGCATCGTTATAGGTGAGACGACCGTGATCCACGATAACGTAAAGATCTACCAAGGTGTTACCCTTGGGGCGCTCAGCGTTGATAAATCACTGGCGAATAAAAAACGGCACCCGACGATTGAACAGGGGGTTGTGATCTACGCTAACGCCACAATCTTGGGGGGCGAGACAGTGGTCGGTGAGGGGAGCATTATAGGTGGAAATGTCTGGCTTACTACAAGTGTTCCTGCACGCTCTCGCGTTTATCACCGTTCAGACCACTCTGTGACATCGTAGCGATATCTGAGTGCTCCCAACTGTGCAACACCAGATCTGCGCACGATGTGTCCCCCACCAGATAAGTCAGTAAAGGTACCCCGTAGAAGGTCGCATCTTGCCACGCAGGAGCCTTGCGCATTAACCACCTTTCGACCGACATGCCTAGTATCTGCTCAGGCTCTATGCCAGCCAATTCGGAGCTAACTAGTTCGGCAAGTTCACGCACACTGCGGGGTCCGGCGACCACACGCAAAGAACCTTCAGCCTGACTCCACCAGATATGGCCCAATTGGCGAAGCACCCGTTCGAATATGGCCACCTCAACGTGCGGCTTCCATAGCGCCTGCTTAAGAGCTTTATCTCTAACGCTCCCCTCTTCTAGCAGTAGCAGCACATCTAGCGGATTAATTGAGTACTCACGACACAGCTGCTCAAGGGGCCCATCGGAGGGATTAAGCGTTCCGGCTACCCTTCTCTTTTTTCCAGTGGTGAGGCTATTAGTTAGCGCGGCAAGATCTGCGCCGGAGCTCTCCGTAACGGAGCAGCCCTCTCTAAGCTCTGCACAGAGCACTCCACGCAATGCGGCGTAGCGTGCCGGAATCCTACTCCAGAAGCGCTCACTTCCAACCCCGTAGGAGGTCTTATATAATCCAACCGGCAGCGCCATAACGTTGTGTTCAGCACCCCTGCGCACTCCAATACACCGTGCGACCTGCTCCTCAAGGGCCGCCTCAATCAATCTAAGCAACACTTCAAGCCGTAATAGATCGAACGGCGCAGGCATTACATCTGGCACAAATGAGACCTCCCTGGGATCGGTACGAACTAGCGCCTGCTTTATCTCTACAGCGGCGTGAATCAGCTCCAAACTTATACCATCAAGCGACTCAGGGAGTGGAACGTTGCGTACAACACCCTCTGGGAGTTGAACCTTACCTCCGATACGACGCACACAGAGGGAGCCGAAGCGCGAGTTAAGAAAAGCAACTATTCGCTCATCCTCACAGAAAAAACCACTCGAGGCGGCCCTGCCGAAGCTCCAGCCGGCCTCTTTTTTTCTAAGGCCGAGGGAGCCGTTAGCGAACCAGGAGTAGCTCCATCCAGGCTGATCAAACCACCGTACAACGGAGCTGCCCGATTTAGAGTCAGCGCCAAAAAGCTGCGCGCCGCCCTGCCAATCGAGGACAAAGCGATTAAGACCGTACCAACGGCCGTATCCCCCACCCTTGGCATGTACCTTCCAGCGCGTAAGATCTGGGGGGACCTCCCAGTGATAGCGCACAAAACGTTGATCATCGTTGGTTTGCACGCCAATAACGACCTGCGCAACTTGCTTTACCTGGCGCGTAGAGGTCACTAAGGTATTGGGAAGTCCAGCACTTTCAAGGAAGATCTCGTGCGAGCTCTCTCCGAGTAATTTATCCTGTATAACGATACGGAGATGCTCATCTTGCACCTCTGGCTGCTTTGAGAGCCGCTCGATAAAAGTGACCTTTGCCTCGTAGTCGCGCAGATCTGCACAGGAGATAAAACGAAATGGGTGTCCAGCTAGTGGCGGAAGCTTGCGCCCGGTCAGTAACGCTATTCCAACGCCGTCATGCAGACCGATCCGTGGATCGAATGCGCGCTCACCGAGCTCGCATAACGTATCGAGACTTAGCTCTCGATAGAGCCCTTTGAATCCAGGCCCTCCGCTACGCAGCATCCTGTAGCCCTTTAAGCGCAGCCATTTATCTACCGTAACGAGGCCAAGAAACCCTCCAGGGGCTAGCAGCTCTAAGACTCTCTGCATAAAGGCCGCACAGAGATCGAGTGCACAGCTTGGATATTGACTATCTAGAAACTCGCGCACCTCACCAGTAAGTTTACGCCGTCCAAGATAGGGAGGATTTGTGACGATACAGCCATAATTACGTTCGAGCAGCACATCTTTTGAATTGCGATCAAGGCTGCCAAGTGGTGCGGAAACCGTTTTAATTGTTCTTTCAAGTGAGCTCCACAGCACTCCTACATCTACATCTCCATCACGCATAACCTCAGCCAGTAGTATCAAGCGACACAGCTCTACCGCATAAGGGTCTATATCAAACCCGTACAGACGCTGTATGAGCTCTAGTGACGAAACGTTTGGCTCACGTCGACGAAGGGTACGAAACGCATGCACTAATATATGTCCGGTACCACAGGCGGGGTCGCAGATATCGCGATCAACTCCACTAATATTTCCTGAACGCGCTAGCAGAAACTGCGCCATATAGTCATCGGTAAACAGTTGGGTCGCTGCGGCTATTGAGAGACCCTCGGGCTGCTGCTTATCGCGTTTACTTACTCCCCAGGTACTTGCATCCCGCTCCGGTTCATTCCAGATCTGATACGCCCAACCAACGAGTAGCGCATCGTTACGCAGGTTCAATGCAAACTCAGAGATATCGTTGAGAATAGCTCCCTCTGCTTTTTGTAGGAACGTGACAGCACCTGTAAGGATAGAGGAGCGCCCGTCTAAAAGAGCTGAGAGCCGCTCTACACGCGCGAGAAAAGATCCATTATTTAAAACGGCTGCGTGGTTAGAACACGCTTCGATCAGGAGCTGGGTAAAGGCTAGATCTCGCCAACCTTCTGCTGCGATATTGGGCTGCAATCTGCGCGCAGCCCTGAGAGTGCGATATAGGGGGGTAAGGTGAGTCATATGGTGAGCGCTAGTATTTTAGCCTATCGAAGCTTTTAAGGCTTTCGCACCTTTAGCTCAACTATTAAATGGCCCTACCCCCCTGTTTGACTTCCTATCAAGACGCTTGGTACAGTTAAGGAATGAGTCCGATGATGCCATGGAGGAATAATGGGTCTTCGCAACAGGGCGCCCTCGAAGCAATTGGCAGACAAGCAATTAGCAGAGAAGCAATTAGCGGTGGGTTCCAGCGAGAAATCTAAGGATGCAGGCTCGTCCTCTAAGGACAAGCGACGCTCTCACCTTAAACGGGTTGCAGTAGAGCTCGTATCATCCGATCCATCCCTCTCTCAGCTACTTCGAACAACTACTTCGAGACTCGACAGATCTGGATCTGGAGCTACCGCCCGTAGATCCGGCTCCCATGATAAGGCCGCTGCCATAAAGGTTGAGAAGGCGATCAGCACCCTTGGAACGATAGAGTCTACAGTGATCTCGTCTCTCTTTCCTACTTCAGGTGACACGCCTGAAACATTTGAAAATCTCGCCAAGCAGCTCGGTATGACCGTTAAAGAGATCCAGGGAATAGCTGACGATGCTCTGCGTGGTCTAAGGGGCTCGCGCAACAGAGCCGGTCGTATCAGTACCATCTGGAATTAACTGCTGCAGCGCCATTTATTCCTGGCAGTCCTGCGGACACCGCGCATTAGTTTCAGCACATGGGCACCCCTCAGCCAGGCAGACGATCTCCGCGCATTCGCCATCTCCGCACAGGTCTTTGCAGAACGACTTTGGTGCTTTGCTCTCCCCCTGCTCAATGAAGGTAACCCCTTCATTGGTCGTACAGCGACGAGGACTCGTTTTGCTAATATCTCCCCCGCTCTCTAGACACCCTTTAAACGAATAGGCCGCTGTATCTTTGGCATTAGAAGGTTTCCCATCGGCATATGCATACGATGTAGCAAGCGCTAGACAGATTACCAATACTGCCCACACCAAAGAGCTTCCTATCCTCATATGAACGTTCCCTATTGCAACCCTCGATGCGAGCTCGCCTCTATTATACCTAGCTACAGTCGATCGACGATAGCTCGGCACGCCTAGAGTTAAACTCATCTCGTTTTATAAAGACAACAAAGTTCTCATCTTCACTCCCGGAGGCAAAGACCCGGCACCATTCAGGTGATAGCAACAAAAGCGAGGTAAGGGGGCTCCCCTGCCTCCAAATGATACTGTTTGGCTGGACCTTCTCAATATACCCCTCCCAGCCAGCCTTACCGGTGAGGCTTTTATAGTAGAGATCCCAGACCTCCGGGGCATTGACGTTTGTTCTACCATCGATTGAAACCTTGTGGATCGGATCTCCCTGCGGGGTGCTGTAGCGGTACATCAGGTACCCACCAGTTCCGAACTCATTCAAGATCGGATGAGGCAAATTATGCTGATTAATAAAGTCTACTGCCGTCTTTGGAATTATCTCAACTGCAACCGGGCGTTGCAGTAATGGACGGATGTTGATGATTGAGAGCACGAGCACAAAGAAGGCAAGTGCTCCAACCGTTTTATTTTGAAGGCCCAAGAACTTTGCGCGCAGCTGTCTCAACCCCTCCGCAACATTATCATCGACCAAACCCTCCGCCATCTGAGCACATTGGCGCCACCACACTGCAAAGACAGCGCACAGGGCGATCGCAGCAAAGGGAAGAAACTTTAACGCTGTCAATCCAGCCAACGTCATGCCACCACCGAGCATAATTCGTCCAAGCGTTGGGAGAGCTCGCCCCGAATGGCACGCCACTACCAGAAGCACCCCCAGTAACACCACAAATACCGTAGAATACTGCAGTATAGTTGCGGGCTGAAACTCAGAGATAACGTTGTACTGCAAAGGGTGCCCACCCTTTGCAATGAATGTCAGCCACTCACCTCCATAGTAGGGGGTTATTAATGTGCCGGCGAAGAAGGCCAAGGAAAGAATAATTGCACGCCTAAGAGAAACTCTCTGCGTTGTATCCTGAACGGACCAGAGAAATAGTGCTGCTAATCCGAGTACCGCTGTCAGGTGTGAATTAGCCCAGATGCAGCCAAGCACGGCGCATACGGCGAGCCGTTTCTTTGAAATACCCCTCTCAACCACCGCATCGGCGACCCCAATAGTAGCTGCGAATAGGATCCATACGAGCGCCTGTGGTCTTAGGGTAAAATGATTGAAACAAGCCACTGTACCGTAGATGCCAAGCAGACTGCCCACGAAATAATCGCGAGCGATCCTGCCGTATATGTAAAATAGGGTGCCTGCCAAGCTACATGCTAACAAGATCTGAAAGATTAGAAGCCCCTTTTCCCCAGCCCATTGATCAACAAGCGCGAGTAGCACCTCGTTGCTCCAAGAATAGGCGCGCCAGAGCTTGTCGCCACTGAACATGTTCCAGTAATCAACTCTAGGAACTGTGTGGTGTGAGACTATCCAGCGACCGATCGTAATGTGCCACCATAGATCGGGATCCCCTATCGAGAGGGAGA
Coding sequences within:
- the cpaB gene encoding Flp pilus assembly protein CpaB codes for the protein MFQKNNFVRGRRRRSDAIVQKFFILIGVFFIGILGIAAYLHLSSGQGDAANIAMQPAAPIDDGLIEVIIPINNITPGTGFQPQMFRKVRKPEVVVGPETVRSFEDLKGMYAKGVLVANNLVNREFITNLQPVNALTATIPSGYRAIAIAVNATSSVEGWAQGGARVDVVWVTDFTGRNIATTIAHNVKVLSANRRTEVGPVNAKGKPGARAQQPEEAIPPTVTLMLTLQDAMKVRLAALNGELSLVLRGIDDTGGVVTSGIINETMLYSDGTDGQKLAPRQELISVRVKDPKTGKEELMKFQYGHRVYN
- a CDS encoding RsmE family RNA methyltransferase → MNSLIILPFECVDTTCAVLQNNRASYAFGTHGIRVGQTLRVAVMGGLRGTGLVTESSAERVVLTIELSKAAIRHRSVDLIVGVSRPQTVKKVIQAAVMLGVRSLHFVSSEQGEKSYLQSTALEPEGIEEETIKALEQVWDSRVPEICVHRSFEYFLKNRLSAIAPSEASLRIVAHPNGKELNLEQHHSSNTAAVVAIGPERGWSSREIELLEAQGFRLTGLGERVLRVEVALTFLLGQLELLLPTA
- a CDS encoding serine acetyltransferase, translating into MTYDINQTVQTLFELRKSCSGTVPPSGCVAPFIEATLGALFPQLSKVPALSPETLRPLVQESTRLLAELTEPVLRPESTGTLVDNFITALPTLHTIIKEDAQAIYAGDPAAQSIDEVIIAYPGFLAIAVYRIANWLLKQGVRTVPRMLSEHAHRLAGVDIHPGATIGRSFVIDHGTGIVIGETTVIHDNVKIYQGVTLGALSVDKSLANKKRHPTIEQGVVIYANATILGGETVVGEGSIIGGNVWLTTSVPARSRVYHRSDHSVTS
- a CDS encoding N-6 DNA methylase, producing the protein MTHLTPLYRTLRAARRLQPNIAAEGWRDLAFTQLLIEACSNHAAVLNNGSFLARVERLSALLDGRSSILTGAVTFLQKAEGAILNDISEFALNLRNDALLVGWAYQIWNEPERDASTWGVSKRDKQQPEGLSIAAATQLFTDDYMAQFLLARSGNISGVDRDICDPACGTGHILVHAFRTLRRREPNVSSLELIQRLYGFDIDPYAVELCRLILLAEVMRDGDVDVGVLWSSLERTIKTVSAPLGSLDRNSKDVLLERNYGCIVTNPPYLGRRKLTGEVREFLDSQYPSCALDLCAAFMQRVLELLAPGGFLGLVTVDKWLRLKGYRMLRSGGPGFKGLYRELSLDTLCELGERAFDPRIGLHDGVGIALLTGRKLPPLAGHPFRFISCADLRDYEAKVTFIERLSKQPEVQDEHLRIVIQDKLLGESSHEIFLESAGLPNTLVTSTRQVKQVAQVVIGVQTNDDQRFVRYHWEVPPDLTRWKVHAKGGGYGRWYGLNRFVLDWQGGAQLFGADSKSGSSVVRWFDQPGWSYSWFANGSLGLRKKEAGWSFGRAASSGFFCEDERIVAFLNSRFGSLCVRRIGGKVQLPEGVVRNVPLPESLDGISLELIHAAVEIKQALVRTDPREVSFVPDVMPAPFDLLRLEVLLRLIEAALEEQVARCIGVRRGAEHNVMALPVGLYKTSYGVGSERFWSRIPARYAALRGVLCAELREGCSVTESSGADLAALTNSLTTGKKRRVAGTLNPSDGPLEQLCREYSINPLDVLLLLEEGSVRDKALKQALWKPHVEVAIFERVLRQLGHIWWSQAEGSLRVVAGPRSVRELAELVSSELAGIEPEQILGMSVERWLMRKAPAWQDATFYGVPLLTYLVGDTSCADLVLHSWEHSDIATMSQSGLNGDKRESVQEHL